The following coding sequences lie in one Cupriavidus sp. WKF15 genomic window:
- the paaC gene encoding 1,2-phenylacetyl-CoA epoxidase subunit PaaC — MTTPTSDIALPYLSHLPPERTAALRYVLRLADNALILGQRNAEWCGHGPVLEEDIALANISLDLIGQSRLLYAHAGELEGALTGRPRHEDDYAYWRGEREFGNWTLAELPHSGPLAGTASSDRDYAVTITRNFLYSALMVELWNVLQASTDAGLAAIAAKSLKEARYHLQHAAGWMVRLGDGTEASHLRMQRALDHLMPYMNECFAGDDVEQLAAAQGVAVPTSALRDAWEETVDETLEAATLDKPVPSTFLSTGKHGLHSEHMSYLLAEMQSVARAHPGAQW, encoded by the coding sequence ATGACGACCCCGACGTCCGACATCGCGCTGCCATACCTGTCGCACCTGCCGCCCGAGCGCACCGCGGCGCTGCGCTATGTGCTGCGGCTCGCCGACAACGCGCTGATCCTCGGCCAGCGCAACGCCGAGTGGTGCGGCCACGGCCCGGTGCTGGAAGAGGACATTGCGCTGGCCAACATCAGCCTGGACCTGATCGGCCAGTCGCGCCTGCTCTATGCGCACGCCGGCGAACTCGAAGGCGCGCTGACCGGCCGGCCGCGCCATGAGGATGACTACGCGTACTGGCGCGGTGAGCGCGAGTTCGGCAACTGGACGCTGGCCGAACTGCCGCACAGCGGCCCGCTGGCCGGCACCGCCAGCAGCGACCGCGACTACGCCGTCACCATCACGCGCAACTTCCTGTACAGCGCGCTGATGGTCGAGTTGTGGAACGTGCTGCAGGCCAGCACCGACGCCGGGCTGGCCGCCATCGCGGCCAAGTCGCTAAAGGAAGCGCGCTATCACCTGCAACACGCCGCCGGCTGGATGGTGCGGCTTGGCGACGGCACCGAAGCCTCGCACCTGCGCATGCAGCGCGCGCTCGACCACCTGATGCCATACATGAACGAGTGCTTTGCCGGTGACGACGTGGAGCAGCTCGCTGCCGCCCAGGGCGTGGCCGTGCCCACCTCGGCGCTGCGCGACGCATGGGAGGAGACAGTCGACGAGACCCTCGAAGCCGCCACGCTCGACAAGCCGGTACCGAGCACCTTCCTGTCCACCGGCAAGCACGGCCTGCATTCGGAACATATGAGCTACCTGCTGGCCGAGATGCAGAGCG